One genomic region from Cytophagia bacterium CHB2 encodes:
- a CDS encoding DUF433 domain-containing protein, which translates to MRIGWAPCGRVMRKNEQYCTAILALHCVWDDFIFSTKLLTDQLLSHESNAIEKSDTMKQKVISRHIVSDPEICHGQPTFRGTRIMVWQVLDQVAHGMAWETIVAEWQGGISKEAIAEAVNLANQAFVKHANEYVLEPISA; encoded by the coding sequence ATGAGGATTGGCTGGGCGCCGTGTGGCCGGGTGATGAGGAAAAATGAGCAATATTGCACGGCAATATTGGCGTTGCATTGTGTGTGGGATGATTTTATATTCTCGACAAAATTGCTCACGGATCAACTGCTTTCGCATGAATCAAATGCAATTGAAAAGAGTGATACCATGAAACAAAAAGTCATCAGCCGCCATATCGTCAGCGATCCCGAGATTTGTCACGGTCAGCCGACTTTTCGCGGCACACGCATTATGGTTTGGCAAGTTCTGGATCAGGTTGCACACGGCATGGCTTGGGAAACGATTGTCGCTGAGTGGCAAGGCGGCATCTCGAAGGAAGCTATCGCCGAAGCTGTCAACCTAGCAAATCAGGCGTTCGTCAAACATGCTAATGAATACGTGCTGGAGCCGATATCCGCATGA